One genomic segment of Nodularia sp. LEGE 06071 includes these proteins:
- a CDS encoding homoserine dehydrogenase has product MGVKLGILGLGTVGTGTVQLLQDVVGRNPLLQEVEIYRVGVRSLAKIRDLELPADVLTTDLESIVNDPSVDIVVELIGGLEPARSLILQALNNGKHVVTANKAAIARFGAEIFTTANQAGVYVMLEAAVGGGIPVIQPLKQSLSVNRIHTITGIVNGTTNYILTRMQTEGSNFSDVLADAQRLGYAEADPTADVDGLDAADKIAILASLGFNGRINLEDVYSEGIRQVSKTDITYAEKLGFVIKLLAIAKQYTPSSPLSVRVHPTLVPKAHPLASINGVYNAILVEGEPIGQVMFFGPGAGAGATASAVTSDILNLVAVLKTSTTNPNPLLTCGHQDYCEIAPIAELVTRFYARFLTKDQPGVVGKLGTCFGNYGVSLESVVQTGFQGELAEIVVVTHDVREGDFRQALAEIQNLEAIDSIPSLLRVL; this is encoded by the coding sequence TGCAGTTACTGCAAGATGTGGTGGGACGTAACCCGTTATTGCAGGAAGTAGAAATATATCGCGTGGGAGTGCGATCGCTTGCTAAAATTCGGGATCTAGAATTACCTGCGGATGTCTTAACTACAGATTTAGAGTCTATTGTCAATGATCCATCTGTGGATATTGTCGTGGAGTTAATCGGTGGATTGGAACCGGCGCGATCGCTAATTCTCCAAGCTTTAAACAATGGTAAACACGTCGTTACCGCCAATAAAGCTGCGATCGCGCGTTTTGGTGCAGAAATCTTTACAACTGCCAACCAAGCCGGGGTATATGTGATGTTAGAAGCGGCTGTAGGCGGTGGTATCCCAGTGATTCAACCCCTGAAGCAGTCCTTAAGCGTTAATCGTATTCATACTATTACAGGCATCGTTAACGGTACAACCAACTACATCCTCACCAGGATGCAAACCGAAGGTAGTAACTTCAGCGATGTCTTAGCTGATGCTCAAAGATTAGGTTACGCCGAAGCTGACCCCACGGCTGATGTAGACGGTTTAGACGCAGCCGATAAAATTGCCATCCTGGCATCATTAGGCTTTAATGGACGCATCAATTTAGAAGATGTCTATAGTGAAGGCATTCGGCAAGTTAGTAAGACAGATATTACCTACGCCGAAAAATTGGGATTTGTGATTAAATTATTAGCGATCGCTAAACAATACACACCTTCATCTCCCCTCTCTGTCAGAGTTCATCCCACCTTAGTACCTAAAGCCCATCCGTTAGCTAGTATTAACGGTGTTTATAATGCCATTCTTGTAGAAGGAGAACCCATAGGACAGGTAATGTTTTTTGGCCCCGGTGCAGGTGCGGGTGCAACAGCTAGTGCAGTCACCTCAGATATCTTGAATTTAGTTGCTGTCCTCAAAACCAGTACAACTAACCCCAATCCCTTATTAACCTGTGGACACCAAGATTACTGTGAAATTGCCCCCATCGCAGAACTTGTAACGCGATTTTATGCCCGGTTCCTGACCAAAGACCAACCAGGAGTTGTTGGTAAACTAGGTACTTGCTTTGGCAACTATGGCGTGAGTTTAGAGTCAGTAGTCCAAACAGGCTTTCAGGGAGAACTAGCAGAAATTGTGGTTGTCACCCACGATGTGCGAGAAGGCGATTTTCGGCAAGCCTTGGCAGAAATTCAGAACTTAGAAGCGATCGATAGTATTCCCAGTTTACTGCGCGTCTTGTAA
- a CDS encoding CAAD domain-containing protein — MQEPEFTETKSEAAVPNINNQTGTITKLQPPVQSQEQWQKYGEQISGFLATLPEYLGSFFNEYKQPLVSIGLIVAAIVSVKVLLAVLDSLNDIPLVAPTFELIGIGYSAWFVYRYLLKASTRKELTSEITTLKSQVVGKNIPEA; from the coding sequence ATGCAAGAACCGGAATTCACAGAAACCAAATCTGAGGCAGCAGTGCCAAATATCAATAACCAAACAGGAACCATTACCAAACTCCAGCCTCCTGTGCAGTCTCAAGAACAATGGCAAAAATACGGTGAACAAATTTCTGGTTTTTTAGCAACACTGCCCGAATACCTGGGAAGCTTCTTTAATGAATATAAGCAGCCTCTGGTTAGCATTGGTCTAATTGTCGCAGCAATTGTTTCGGTTAAGGTACTTTTGGCAGTATTAGACTCTTTGAATGATATTCCTTTAGTAGCACCGACCTTTGAATTGATTGGTATTGGCTACTCTGCTTGGTTTGTGTACCGCTATTTGCTCAAAGCTTCGACTCGCAAAGAGCTAACGAGTGAAATCACAACTCTCAAATCGCAAGTTGTCGGCAAAAATATTCCAGAAGCTTAA
- a CDS encoding pentapeptide repeat-containing protein: MKLQLFAALALAIPLIVNSTVNAGNSQDLQKLNLTRECVQCDLSGVNLRGAHLIGADLRGANLSGANLEGVNLEGADLTNANLKGANLTSAMLTNVNFKQANLNGANLTRAQIYDSNVYGASMDHMIITDAEIYHTGIGIGGEEADMFPDWD, translated from the coding sequence ATGAAACTCCAGCTATTCGCGGCTCTAGCCTTAGCAATTCCCCTAATTGTGAATAGCACAGTTAACGCTGGTAATTCCCAGGACTTACAAAAGCTAAATTTGACCAGAGAATGTGTCCAGTGCGATTTATCAGGAGTTAACCTCAGAGGCGCTCATTTAATTGGTGCTGACTTACGAGGAGCAAATCTCTCTGGAGCTAACCTTGAAGGAGTCAATCTTGAAGGCGCAGATTTAACTAATGCTAATTTGAAAGGTGCAAACTTAACGTCAGCTATGCTGACTAACGTTAATTTTAAACAAGCAAATCTTAACGGAGCCAATCTGACTCGCGCTCAAATTTACGACTCTAATGTATATGGAGCATCAATGGATCATATGATCATCACTGATGCGGAAATCTATCACACTGGAATCGGTATTGGTGGAGAGGAAGCAGATATGTTCCCTGATTGGGACTAG
- a CDS encoding alpha/beta fold hydrolase — MSVIENFGKHEYIMTNGVKLHYVTQGSGPLMLMLHGFPEFWYSWRHQIPEFAQYFQVVALDLRGYNDSDKPKDQSAYVMDELVKDVEGVIQGLGYDKCILVGHDWGGAIAWSFAYAHPEMVERLIILNLPHPAKFAQGLRTYQQLLRSWYVFLFQLPWLPELLLQFSDYDAIQKAIQGTAVNQSAFTPADIDAYKNAAAKRGATTAMLNYYRNIFRDLFRQKNWGILAVPTLMIWGENDTALGKELTYDTAAYVNDFKIKYIPHCGHWVQQEEPDLVNQYMRDFLVI; from the coding sequence ATGTCTGTAATAGAGAATTTTGGGAAACATGAATATATCATGACCAATGGCGTGAAACTGCACTACGTCACCCAAGGGTCAGGGCCATTAATGCTGATGTTACATGGGTTTCCTGAGTTTTGGTATTCTTGGCGGCATCAAATCCCCGAATTTGCCCAATATTTTCAAGTCGTCGCCCTTGATTTACGTGGCTACAACGATAGTGATAAACCTAAAGACCAATCAGCTTATGTCATGGATGAATTGGTCAAAGACGTGGAGGGGGTAATTCAAGGATTAGGATACGACAAGTGTATCTTAGTTGGACATGATTGGGGTGGTGCGATCGCCTGGTCTTTTGCCTATGCTCACCCCGAAATGGTAGAGCGGTTAATTATCCTCAACCTACCTCACCCTGCCAAATTTGCCCAAGGCTTACGCACTTATCAGCAGTTGCTCCGCAGCTGGTACGTCTTCTTATTTCAGCTCCCTTGGCTACCTGAATTACTCCTACAATTTTCCGACTATGACGCAATTCAAAAGGCTATTCAAGGCACAGCAGTAAATCAAAGCGCTTTCACTCCAGCAGATATTGACGCTTATAAAAACGCTGCTGCTAAACGTGGTGCTACCACAGCTATGTTGAACTATTATCGTAATATTTTTCGCGACTTATTCCGCCAGAAAAATTGGGGAATTTTGGCTGTACCCACACTGATGATTTGGGGCGAAAACGATACTGCACTTGGCAAGGAACTGACCTACGACACCGCCGCCTATGTGAATGACTTCAAAATTAAGTATATTCCCCATTGTGGACATTGGGTACAGCAAGAAGAGCCTGATTTAGTTAATCAGTATATGCGAGATTTTTTAGTTATTTAA
- a CDS encoding DUF2358 domain-containing protein: MESQLQIEQVIKTLQEDLPTLFEKDISYDIYTQDIYFQDPVNKFKWKFNYRIIFWTLRFHARLFFTQIYFDLHEVSQPAKDTILAKWTVRGVLRVPWKASLFFNGYSTYKLNQDTLIYEHIDTWDRQPGEILKQFWPKAETVDK, translated from the coding sequence GTGGAATCTCAATTGCAGATTGAACAAGTAATCAAGACGCTTCAAGAAGATTTACCAACACTTTTTGAAAAAGATATCAGTTATGACATTTATACGCAGGATATCTACTTTCAAGACCCTGTAAATAAATTTAAATGGAAATTCAACTATCGGATTATATTTTGGACGTTGCGATTTCACGCGCGGCTATTTTTTACGCAAATTTACTTTGACTTGCATGAAGTATCGCAGCCAGCAAAGGATACTATTTTAGCCAAGTGGACAGTTCGCGGAGTTTTGCGTGTTCCCTGGAAAGCCAGTCTATTTTTCAATGGCTATTCGACATATAAACTTAACCAAGACACATTAATCTATGAGCATATCGATACCTGGGATCGTCAGCCTGGGGAAATTTTAAAGCAGTTTTGGCCAAAGGCAGAAACAGTTGATAAATAG
- a CDS encoding peptidoglycan DD-metalloendopeptidase family protein: MKRALKKREKAVLKNTPSSDDALVEHLEPLNIVVNPKVNRRARTQAAMIGLAISMGATSLLVTRQSDQAQAAAPVGNQKAATTIPAASDNTVKFASTKLETQTVLLASLPENSVIVEPTAISQLQGLEAKWQVAASGMSVQIPAPTSESHKTSLYLQSPVSQGLSTGIESNETVQKLSSADSVTNETDEPTAYLTSEPQPQARETTDPSGEMNAQLKAQQEFALNRLQEKSNRLRNSLAELRSEETQVLSKNDIALTQPKTTQTAPEISASPTVVEESSTFHNDNTEGLVSRLKQRSQTSESNPEALTIPVAATPQMVAFSGNTGYEVKPGDTLAAIASRYNISISELVKANHLSNPNQLKISQRLIIPVTQVNRSTGIPIPVVVNSNSGYSSSPPQLVNYSVNTANNYPNLPAASSQLPSSGNNNSLTIPTPVTANNQIQVNTVIATESESTSPNTLGLGGDTPIPPIFAEIQQAQKSTEPAVSTKDNEGLRVLRGDIQRLQEKPRNQQSGIATRPAATEPEPAAVPTAVAQTNSLHAEIRKLQEKYRSQESGNGIRTLANERETAPIATAVVQRNSPEAEIQRLREEYRQQQSGNTIRPAANEREKAPIAIPVVKPNNATASQPASGQNNASIPIRVPSLNLPGYGQSANSQIRNPRANEPINPEFSSSLRASGPRTVTSARGADISDTLGNLRGSRVTPQLQPQLPPLAAVEQYLPRPIDANTPPPSTGTTSYMWPAKGVLTSGYGRRWGRMHRGIDIANATGTPVFAAADGVVAKSGWNRGGYGILVEIRHADGTMTRYAHNSRTLVRAGQEVTQGQQIADMGSTGFSTGPHTHFEIHPAGKGAKDPIAFLPKERL, from the coding sequence TTGAAACGAGCATTGAAAAAAAGAGAAAAGGCTGTGCTGAAAAATACCCCCAGCAGTGATGATGCCCTAGTGGAACACCTAGAACCCCTAAATATTGTAGTTAATCCCAAGGTTAACCGCCGGGCGCGGACACAAGCCGCCATGATTGGTTTGGCTATCTCAATGGGAGCAACGAGCCTTTTGGTGACTCGACAAAGCGATCAAGCCCAAGCAGCCGCTCCTGTTGGTAACCAAAAGGCAGCCACAACAATTCCTGCGGCTTCTGACAATACAGTGAAATTTGCTTCCACAAAGCTAGAGACTCAAACAGTCTTATTAGCCAGCTTGCCAGAAAATTCTGTCATCGTGGAACCAACAGCAATTTCACAGTTACAAGGGCTTGAAGCTAAATGGCAAGTTGCGGCAAGTGGAATGTCTGTGCAAATTCCGGCTCCGACATCAGAATCTCACAAAACTTCCTTGTATTTACAATCCCCAGTATCACAGGGATTGTCAACAGGAATCGAGTCAAATGAGACAGTACAAAAACTGTCCAGTGCTGATAGCGTTACTAATGAAACTGACGAACCAACTGCGTATCTAACCAGCGAACCACAACCACAGGCACGGGAAACCACAGATCCCAGTGGTGAAATGAACGCTCAACTGAAGGCGCAGCAGGAATTTGCACTAAATCGCTTACAAGAAAAATCGAACCGTTTAAGAAACAGTCTGGCGGAGTTGCGGTCTGAGGAGACCCAAGTTTTATCAAAAAATGACATAGCTCTAACACAGCCGAAAACGACACAAACAGCGCCAGAAATCAGCGCCAGTCCAACGGTAGTAGAAGAGTCATCAACTTTCCACAATGACAACACAGAAGGTTTAGTATCGAGGTTAAAACAAAGATCACAAACCAGTGAGTCAAACCCGGAAGCCTTAACAATACCCGTAGCAGCTACACCGCAAATGGTGGCCTTCTCTGGTAATACAGGTTACGAGGTTAAACCTGGAGACACACTAGCGGCGATCGCGAGTAGATACAATATTTCTATATCAGAACTAGTCAAGGCAAATCATCTTAGCAATCCGAATCAACTTAAAATTAGCCAAAGACTGATTATTCCTGTGACTCAGGTTAATCGCTCAACAGGTATTCCCATCCCAGTGGTAGTGAACTCCAATAGCGGCTATTCCAGTAGTCCGCCACAGCTAGTCAACTACTCGGTGAACACTGCTAATAACTACCCCAATCTCCCTGCTGCTTCATCACAGTTGCCATCATCTGGGAATAACAACAGTTTAACTATCCCCACACCAGTAACTGCGAATAACCAGATACAGGTAAATACTGTTATAGCCACAGAGAGCGAATCTACTAGTCCTAATACACTGGGACTAGGTGGTGATACACCAATACCACCAATTTTTGCCGAAATCCAGCAGGCTCAAAAATCCACAGAGCCAGCGGTAAGCACAAAAGATAACGAAGGTCTGCGCGTCTTACGTGGAGATATCCAGAGATTACAGGAGAAACCCCGCAACCAGCAGTCTGGGATTGCAACCAGGCCCGCCGCTACTGAACCAGAGCCAGCTGCTGTACCGACTGCCGTTGCTCAAACAAACAGCCTACACGCGGAAATCCGGAAATTACAGGAGAAATATCGCAGCCAAGAATCTGGGAATGGAATCAGGACATTGGCGAATGAACGTGAAACAGCTCCCATAGCCACTGCCGTTGTTCAAAGAAATAGTCCAGAAGCGGAAATCCAGAGATTACGCGAGGAATATCGTCAGCAACAGTCGGGGAATACAATCAGGCCTGCCGCGAATGAACGTGAAAAAGCTCCCATAGCAATTCCTGTTGTTAAGCCAAATAATGCCACGGCTTCTCAACCTGCTTCCGGACAAAACAATGCGTCGATTCCCATTCGTGTTCCCAGCCTGAATTTACCTGGCTATGGTCAATCGGCTAATTCTCAAATCCGTAATCCTCGTGCCAACGAGCCAATCAATCCAGAGTTTTCCTCCAGTCTCCGTGCATCTGGTCCGAGAACAGTCACATCTGCCAGAGGTGCTGACATCTCTGACACTCTCGGAAACTTGCGGGGAAGCCGTGTTACTCCACAATTACAGCCACAGTTACCGCCTTTGGCAGCAGTGGAACAATACTTACCCAGACCAATTGACGCGAATACACCCCCCCCTTCAACAGGTACAACAAGCTATATGTGGCCTGCAAAAGGTGTACTTACCTCCGGCTATGGTAGACGCTGGGGAAGAATGCACAGGGGTATTGACATTGCTAACGCCACTGGCACACCAGTTTTCGCAGCCGCCGACGGTGTAGTGGCAAAATCTGGCTGGAACAGAGGTGGTTACGGCATTCTTGTGGAGATTCGCCATGCCGATGGCACGATGACTCGCTATGCTCACAATAGCCGGACTTTAGTGCGCGCAGGTCAAGAGGTGACCCAAGGGCAACAAATTGCTGACATGGGTAGCACTGGTTTTAGTACTGGGCCACACACTCACTTTGAAATCCACCCAGCAGGTAAGGGAGCCAAAGATCCGATTGCCTTCTTACCCAAGGAACGGCTGTAA
- the trmL gene encoding tRNA (uridine(34)/cytosine(34)/5-carboxymethylaminomethyluridine(34)-2'-O)-methyltransferase TrmL produces the protein MPQVVLVYPQIPPNTGNIARTCAATGTELHLVAPLGFEISDRYLKRAGLDYWPYVKLHYHESLEAFQATHQERGGRCLGFTVRGNFNYTSFEFQADDWLLFGSETTGLPSTILSDCDATVYIPMAQPHVRSLNLSVSVAVSLFEARRQLGYLL, from the coding sequence ATGCCCCAGGTCGTTTTAGTTTATCCGCAAATACCCCCAAACACAGGCAATATTGCGCGTACTTGTGCCGCTACGGGTACAGAATTACATTTAGTAGCACCTTTGGGGTTTGAAATTAGCGATCGCTACCTCAAAAGAGCCGGGTTAGATTACTGGCCTTATGTCAAGCTGCATTATCACGAATCCCTAGAAGCCTTTCAAGCCACACATCAAGAACGTGGAGGTAGGTGCTTAGGCTTCACTGTCAGGGGTAATTTTAATTACACCAGCTTTGAATTTCAAGCCGACGATTGGTTGCTTTTTGGTAGTGAAACCACAGGTTTACCATCAACAATTCTCTCAGATTGTGATGCTACCGTTTATATTCCGATGGCACAGCCTCATGTTCGCAGCTTGAATCTTTCGGTAAGTGTCGCCGTAAGTTTGTTTGAAGCCCGTCGTCAGTTGGGTTATTTACTGTAA
- the gshA gene encoding glutamate--cysteine ligase, with protein MVLLKGFEIEMYTGTPQGEIVGLSDKIVDSLDGFVREPDSRNVEYITAPLNNYEQLLCALLRPRRQLRNYLQSLGNYTLIPGSTLSLGGSDRFFRSDPSSPYHDYIENTYGTKVVTASVHINIGISDPEILMRACRLIRLEAPLFLALSASSPFLDGNATGYHSSRWAVFPQTPAHVPLFTSHAHHIQWVESQIAAGTMQNVRHLWTSVRPNGDRRPHDLNRLELRICDLVTDPIALLAIAAFLEARLLQLIANPDLDPLTQSTFSPEELLAITARNEAAAATASLDAELQHWQDGRTIIARDWIAELYEQVWAIAKQHGFSCFLSPLQKILRGGNEAQQWLQLHAVGFDSQRVITQAIVATEEREVELENKLCSPLVV; from the coding sequence GTGGTTCTATTAAAAGGCTTCGAGATTGAGATGTATACTGGTACGCCTCAAGGTGAAATAGTCGGTCTCTCCGACAAAATTGTGGACTCTTTGGATGGGTTTGTGCGGGAACCAGATAGCCGCAATGTGGAATACATCACAGCACCACTGAATAATTATGAACAGTTATTGTGTGCTTTGCTACGTCCCCGCCGACAGTTACGCAACTATCTCCAGAGTTTAGGCAATTACACTTTGATTCCTGGTAGTACTTTGTCTTTGGGTGGCAGCGATCGCTTTTTTCGTTCTGACCCCAGTAGCCCCTATCATGACTACATTGAAAATACCTACGGGACAAAAGTAGTTACGGCCAGCGTTCATATTAATATCGGCATCAGTGATCCAGAAATATTAATGCGGGCTTGTCGGCTAATTCGGTTAGAAGCGCCTTTATTCCTCGCCTTGAGTGCCTCATCTCCCTTCCTGGATGGCAATGCTACGGGTTATCATTCCAGTCGTTGGGCTGTGTTTCCGCAAACGCCCGCCCATGTTCCCTTATTTACCAGCCACGCCCATCATATCCAATGGGTGGAATCACAGATAGCTGCTGGAACCATGCAAAATGTGCGGCATTTGTGGACATCGGTAAGACCAAATGGCGATCGCCGTCCTCATGACCTGAATCGCCTGGAATTACGCATTTGTGACTTAGTTACCGATCCCATTGCTTTATTAGCCATTGCAGCCTTCCTAGAAGCGCGTTTGTTGCAGTTAATCGCCAACCCTGATCTCGATCCGTTAACTCAAAGCACTTTTTCCCCGGAAGAACTGCTTGCTATCACCGCCAGGAACGAAGCCGCCGCAGCTACTGCTAGTCTCGATGCTGAATTACAACATTGGCAAGATGGCAGAACTATTATCGCTAGAGATTGGATTGCTGAACTATATGAACAAGTTTGGGCGATCGCTAAACAACATGGTTTTAGCTGTTTTCTTTCTCCTTTGCAGAAAATTCTCCGCGGAGGTAACGAAGCCCAACAGTGGTTACAACTCCACGCAGTCGGTTTTGACTCCCAGCGCGTGATCACTCAGGCTATTGTGGCGACTGAAGAACGGGAAGTTGAACTTGAAAATAAATTGTGTTCGCCTCTGGTAGTTTAA